CTGACAGGTCGATGCCGGTAATGCGCTTGTCGGCCCGGTAATATGGCAGGGCGAGACCTGTGCCCACGCCCACTTCCAGCACCCTGGTACCGGGCAGCGTGTTCACCGTCTCGACCGCGCGCTTGCGGCCAAAGGTGGAAATGCTGCCAAACAGCGCGTCATACACGCTGGCCCAGCGCCGGTAGGCCGCCTTGACCGCGTTTGCATCCATCGCGGAACGGGGAGACGGGATATCCACAACCCTTTCGGCGGCTTCATTGGGCAGGACATCGCTCATCGGGCTGCTCCCTTGTCGTGGCCATGGAAAAGGGCATGGCCAGCCCCCTTCCGTGCTGCGTCTGCCATGATCAAATCCGTCCCATCGTGCTGCATTACAATTCCACCTGACCTGCCCACGTGCCACACGGCCCGCGCAACTGCCTGTAATCCCTATCCGGTGTCACGCCACAGGGCGCCACAGCCACGACCACCGTGCCTGTCATGAACACCGGTTCAATCTCTACGCGTTCACGCCGCCTGCGACCAGACGGGATGTGATCGCATCCCATATCAGGCCTGCGGTATTGATGCCGTCAAAACGGTCAATTTCCTGCAGGCCGGTCGGCGATGTGACATTGATCTCGGTCAACCATTCCCCGATCACGTCAATTCCGACAAAAATCAGCCCCTGCTCGCGCAGCATGGGGCCAATCGCGTTGCAGATCTCGCGGTCGCGCGCGGTCAGCTCCGCCCTGACCGGCCTGCCGCCCACATGCATGTTCGAGCGGGTCTCGCCCTCGGCGGGGATGCGGTCGATCGCACCCACGGGCTGGCCATCAACAAGGATGATGCGCTTGTCGCCCCTGCGCACGGCGGGTTCGTAACGCTGGATCATCAGCGGCTCGCGTGAGCGGGCGAAGTGCATTTCCAGCAGGGCATTGAGGTTGGGGTCATCCTCACGGATGCGGAATACGCCAGCGCCCCCGTTGCCAAACAGGGGCTTGACGATGATGTCGCGCCATTTCGCGCGGAATTCCAGTATCGCCTTCACATCCCATGTCACCAGCGTGGGGGGCATGAGATCGGGGTAATGCGTGACCAAGATCTTCTCGGGCGCGTTGCGCACGGCGGCGGGGTTGTTCACCACCAGCGCGCGGTCGGGGCCGATGCCGTGGATGTGCTCGAGAATATGGGTAGCGGTAATGTAGGCCATGTCGAATGGCGGGTCCTGACGCATCAGGATCACGTCCATGCCTGCAAGGTCGATCACCTGCTCGGGGCCGAAAGTGGCGTGATCGCCCGCCCTGCGCTGCACCGTAACCGGGCGGGCGCGCGCGCTCACGCGGTCCGTGCGGTGGCCCTGCGGGCTGGCGCGCCCCTCGCTCAGGCTCAGCGCCTCGACCTGATAGACAAACAGTTCATACCCCCTGGCCTGCGCCTCGAGCATCATGGCAAATGTCGAATCACCATTGATGTCGATGGCACCAAGCGGGTCCATCTGGACGGCAACCTTCAGGGGGCGTGACATAGGATCAGTTTCTCCGCGCGGAACAGGTCCGGTTCGAGCCGATGGTTACAAAAGGCAACCACCGGCAGCCAAATGTCATAATATGCCTTCCGCCCCACGGCCAGCCCCCCTTTCAGGGTAAAGGCGGATAA
This is a stretch of genomic DNA from Komagataeibacter xylinus. It encodes these proteins:
- the gshB gene encoding glutathione synthase → MSRPLKVAVQMDPLGAIDINGDSTFAMMLEAQARGYELFVYQVEALSLSEGRASPQGHRTDRVSARARPVTVQRRAGDHATFGPEQVIDLAGMDVILMRQDPPFDMAYITATHILEHIHGIGPDRALVVNNPAAVRNAPEKILVTHYPDLMPPTLVTWDVKAILEFRAKWRDIIVKPLFGNGGAGVFRIREDDPNLNALLEMHFARSREPLMIQRYEPAVRRGDKRIILVDGQPVGAIDRIPAEGETRSNMHVGGRPVRAELTARDREICNAIGPMLREQGLIFVGIDVIGEWLTEINVTSPTGLQEIDRFDGINTAGLIWDAITSRLVAGGVNA